The following are from one region of the Actinomyces sp. oral taxon 897 genome:
- a CDS encoding DNA primase produces MTNDPRSALNRLIAALEAHLDAAVTGDDRSPAVVAAESALQDAFIAYDDVLFTAYGIELPFDTFDADEEDDDYDDDDDDYDEDDDYDDEDGDYEEDDDYDDEDDGAEDDASRR; encoded by the coding sequence ATGACGAACGACCCGCGGTCCGCGCTCAACCGACTCATTGCCGCCCTTGAGGCGCACCTGGACGCGGCCGTGACCGGGGACGACCGCTCCCCGGCCGTGGTCGCGGCTGAGAGCGCCCTCCAGGACGCCTTTATCGCCTACGACGACGTCCTGTTCACCGCCTATGGTATCGAACTTCCTTTCGACACCTTTGACGCTGATGAGGAGGACGACGACTACGACGACGATGACGACGACTATGACGAGGACGACGACTACGACGACGAGGACGGGGACTACGAGGAGGACGACGACTACGACGACGAGGATGATGGCGCCGAGGACGACGCCTCTCGTCGCTGA
- a CDS encoding NAD(P)/FAD-dependent oxidoreductase — MVRVTIVGGGYGGITVAKALDPIAEVTLVEQKDMFVNHAGALRAAVDRDFAERIFIPYDNLLARGRVVHGTVLGVEGTSVQVPGVGRLEADQLVLATGTAYPFPAKHLESSAVIAKARIERAHANLEHAGRVLIVGAGAVGIELAGEITSAFPRTEVVLLEACERILPTGDYAPELRDAIEAQLAERGVQVITGDHLAYLPPVDVGVLSPFRVTTTSGRRLEADVWFRAYGSAAATGYLGEGYDEIRHYDGTIRVDDHLRVVDHPGVWAVGDITDVRESKRADAARAHAEVVAANIAQVVSGAEPTHTYTPRPELVVLPLGPDGGASQVLRDGVRVVVGAEETTRLKGQDLYLGFVREQLGADRV, encoded by the coding sequence GTCAACCACGCCGGGGCCCTGCGCGCCGCCGTCGACCGCGACTTCGCCGAGCGCATCTTCATCCCCTACGACAACCTCCTGGCCCGTGGCCGGGTGGTCCACGGCACCGTCCTGGGCGTCGAGGGGACCAGTGTCCAGGTCCCTGGCGTCGGCCGCCTGGAGGCCGACCAGCTCGTCCTGGCCACGGGCACCGCCTACCCCTTCCCGGCCAAGCACCTGGAGTCCTCGGCCGTGATCGCCAAGGCCCGTATTGAGCGCGCCCACGCCAACCTGGAGCACGCCGGGCGCGTCCTCATTGTGGGGGCCGGTGCCGTGGGCATTGAGCTCGCCGGGGAGATCACCTCCGCCTTCCCCCGTACCGAGGTGGTCCTCCTGGAGGCCTGTGAGCGCATCCTGCCCACCGGGGACTACGCCCCCGAGCTGCGTGACGCGATCGAGGCCCAGCTGGCCGAGCGCGGTGTGCAGGTCATAACCGGCGACCACCTGGCCTACCTGCCCCCGGTGGACGTGGGCGTCCTGTCGCCCTTCAGGGTCACCACCACCTCCGGGCGCCGCCTGGAGGCCGACGTGTGGTTCCGGGCCTACGGCTCGGCCGCGGCCACCGGCTACCTCGGTGAGGGCTACGACGAGATCCGCCACTACGACGGCACCATCCGCGTGGACGACCACCTGCGCGTGGTGGACCACCCCGGCGTCTGGGCCGTCGGCGACATTACGGACGTACGCGAGTCCAAGCGGGCCGACGCCGCCCGCGCCCACGCCGAGGTGGTGGCGGCCAATATCGCCCAGGTCGTCTCCGGGGCCGAGCCCACCCACACCTACACCCCCCGGCCCGAGCTGGTCGTCCTGCCCCTGGGCCCCGACGGCGGCGCCTCCCAGGTGCTGCGCGACGGCGTGCGCGTGGTGGTGGGCGCCGAGGAGACGACCCGTCTCAAGGGCCAGGACCTCTACCTGGGCTTCGTCAGGGAGCAGCTGGGGGCCGACAGGGTCTGA